Proteins encoded together in one Zonotrichia leucophrys gambelii isolate GWCS_2022_RI chromosome 1, RI_Zleu_2.0, whole genome shotgun sequence window:
- the KCNE2 gene encoding potassium voltage-gated channel subfamily E member 2 — protein MTKLQNFTWAVEDIFKETFLNYMNSWRRNMTEATDKLQAEVAAENFDYVILYLMVMIGMFSFIIVAILVSTVKSKRREHSNDPYHQYIVEDWGEKYKNQVLNPEDLKCVVHENLGARDKTSPESP, from the coding sequence ATGACCAAGCTGCAGAACTTCACTTGGGCAGTGGAAGATATTTTCAAGGAAACCTTCCTCAATTACATGAACAGCTGGAGGAGGAACATGACAGAAGCAACGGACAAACTGCAGGCTGAGGTGGCTGCTGAAAACTTTGACTACGTTATCCTGTACCTGATGGTGATGATTGGGATGTTCTCCTTCATCATCGTGGCCATCCTGGTGAGCACTGTGAAATCCAAGAGGAGGGAGCACTCCAATGATCCCTACCACCAGTACATCGTGGAGGACTGGGGGGAGAAGTACAAGAACCAGGTGCTGAACCCAGAAGATCTCAAGTGTGTGGTCCATGAAAACCTGGGGGCAAGGGATAAAACAAGCCCAGAGTCCCCCTGA
- the SMIM11 gene encoding small integral membrane protein 11 codes for MVAFNWQALENFPLLMYILAAKTLILCLAFAGVKMYQSKKIEEKLKREREEKLKAEAEKKDE; via the exons ATGGTGGCCTTCAACTGGCAG GCTCTGGAGAACTTCCCGCTGCTGATGTACATTTTGGCAGCTAAAACATTGATCCTTTGCTTGGCCTTTGCTGGAGTCAAAATGTACCAGAGCAAGAAAATTGAGGAGAAACTGAAGAGGGAACGTGAGGAGAAActgaaagcagaagcagagaagaaggaTGAGTGA